The stretch of DNA ACCTTCAACAGCTAAAGCGGAAAATCAGGTTTATAGCTATCAAAGTGTTTacgaaatatacaaaaaaactactaaattatatttaatatttattagttaTACGGTTTATTACTTCGTCATAAAAACTTCACAATTGTCTACCGTAAACaaatatggaaatatttttagcccacttaataaacaaacaggtttctataaataaatcagtGTTTATTATGACTTTGGCATTAATTAGCCACCCACATCTCATCTCCAGGTCTGTGATAACTTATCAGTGAtaatgttcttttttttctagccCCAAAATGATGTCTGGACGTAGTCTCTTTATCGGATCATGCTGCCTTCTGGCGCTACTCATCCATCCAGTTCAGCCCAATCCCATTGTTCCCCGGGCGGATGTGGCCACCGAGTTTATCATACTCCATAATAATGATATGCATGCCCGATTCGAACAGACGAGTATTACGAGTGGTACCTGTTCGAAGGAGGATGCGAATACGAATCAGTGCTACGGAGGATTCGCCAGGGTGGCCTATGAGTAAGTTTCGTCTATAAGTTGATAGAActcttaatatatttaatctctaaatttaaattagggTTCGCAAGTATCGCAAGGAAGCGCAGGAAGGTGGAACTCCTGTGTTCTATCTCAATGCAGGCGACACCTATACCGGAACTGCTTGGTTTACCGTCTACAAGGACAAGATCGCCAGTGCTTTCCTCAACAAGCTATCCCCAGATGCTATTGTAAGTATGCAGTTACtgatatatatacctataatataataGTTTTTCTCAAACATCTATAGTCTCTGGGCAACCACGAGTTCGATCAGAATGTCGAGGGTCTGGTGCCCTTCCTCAATGCCGTTGAGTTCCCCGTTCTCGCCTGTAATCTGAACCTCACCGATGTTCCCGAAATGGCGGCTGCCAAGCAGCTAGCCAACTCCACGATCTTGGAAACAAATGGGGTGAAGATTGGCGTGATTGGTTACCTAACACCCGATACCAAAGTGCTCGCCTTCCGGAACAAGGTGGAATACGAGGAGGAGATCGTGTCGATCAAGTGAGTATAGCTGAAGAAGTGGCTGAGGAACTGGGATTCTATTAATGTAATATCACCCAGTGCGGAGGCCGAGAGACTAAAAGCCCAGGGCATCAATATCATCATCGCCTTGGGTCATTCGGGCTACCTAAAGGACCAGGAAATAGCCAAGAACTGTCCGGAGGTGGACATCGTCATCGGTGGTCACTCTCACACTTTTCTGGATGCCAGTCAGCCGGTGGCCGATCCCACTGACTCGGATCCCGAGGCCGTTCGAGGTCCCTATCCCACCACAGTGGTGCAGGCGAGCGGCAAAAAGGTTCCAGTGGTGCAGGCCTATGCCTACACAAAGTATCTGGGAAAGATCCATGTTCAGgtgattattttgtataaaaaaagaaaatagaaaatggtaTAGTTGTTAAAACTATAATATTATCTCTCTTTTAT from Drosophila takahashii strain IR98-3 E-12201 chromosome 2R, DtakHiC1v2, whole genome shotgun sequence encodes:
- the veil gene encoding protein 5NUC isoform X1, with the protein product MFSAITVLGLSAHLVGQFARGPCDECIPKMMSGRSLFIGSCCLLALLIHPVQPNPIVPRADVATEFIILHNNDMHARFEQTSITSGTCSKEDANTNQCYGGFARVAYEVRKYRKEAQEGGTPVFYLNAGDTYTGTAWFTVYKDKIASAFLNKLSPDAISLGNHEFDQNVEGLVPFLNAVEFPVLACNLNLTDVPEMAAAKQLANSTILETNGVKIGVIGYLTPDTKVLAFRNKVEYEEEIVSINAEAERLKAQGINIIIALGHSGYLKDQEIAKNCPEVDIVIGGHSHTFLDASQPVADPTDSDPEAVRGPYPTTVVQASGKKVPVVQAYAYTKYLGKIHVQFDAAGNLIEFDGAPILLNASVDQEQDLLDLLETYRPQLEELENTILGYTKVFLEGGNICRMRECNLGNLVTDAMIYSRVMENKGGEFWTDAPIAFMQGGGIRASVDKQSDGAINGATLLTVLPFENNLYITRILGKTLLAALEHSAAVRLLDSNGGFLQMSGLRCEYNYNNEAGKRVVFAQALCSNCSVPTYKSINETEFYKVIVPQFLLEGGDGYDLIEESDPFSESLQRNDLNATMEYLKQRHFVYPEIEERIVIHEKTDTGSASGIVASVTLLLLSSLLTRFF
- the veil gene encoding protein 5NUC isoform X2 — translated: MMSGRSLFIGSCCLLALLIHPVQPNPIVPRADVATEFIILHNNDMHARFEQTSITSGTCSKEDANTNQCYGGFARVAYEVRKYRKEAQEGGTPVFYLNAGDTYTGTAWFTVYKDKIASAFLNKLSPDAISLGNHEFDQNVEGLVPFLNAVEFPVLACNLNLTDVPEMAAAKQLANSTILETNGVKIGVIGYLTPDTKVLAFRNKVEYEEEIVSINAEAERLKAQGINIIIALGHSGYLKDQEIAKNCPEVDIVIGGHSHTFLDASQPVADPTDSDPEAVRGPYPTTVVQASGKKVPVVQAYAYTKYLGKIHVQFDAAGNLIEFDGAPILLNASVDQEQDLLDLLETYRPQLEELENTILGYTKVFLEGGNICRMRECNLGNLVTDAMIYSRVMENKGGEFWTDAPIAFMQGGGIRASVDKQSDGAINGATLLTVLPFENNLYITRILGKTLLAALEHSAAVRLLDSNGGFLQMSGLRCEYNYNNEAGKRVVFAQALCSNCSVPTYKSINETEFYKVIVPQFLLEGGDGYDLIEESDPFSESLQRNDLNATMEYLKQRHFVYPEIEERIVIHEKTDTGSASGIVASVTLLLLSSLLTRFF